The following coding sequences lie in one Myxococcus xanthus genomic window:
- a CDS encoding glycosyltransferase family 2 protein, giving the protein MPFFSVIIPTYNRARLLEAALASVFAQEERDFEVLVVDDGSTDDTLETLARYGEQVRVLSQCNAGPGAARNLGIQEARGAYVAFLDSDDVWFPWTLATYRRVLEAEGTSLVLGTAALFSRAETLATVSREPLQVLRFADYLASAEDRTPRTACVLAVRTEALRRVGGFTPLRISGEDYDLLYRLGMEPGFAWVRAPVVVGYRQHVGSTSTSLESGYRGTLYLLEQERLGHYPGGTARRRERLEMLLYSLRHVTHWLLSQRRVDLALDLYRRGLPLHLAVPRWRYMLGFPPWALATTVRQRVSGR; this is encoded by the coding sequence ATGCCGTTCTTCTCCGTCATCATCCCCACGTACAACCGGGCGCGGCTGCTGGAGGCGGCGCTCGCGTCCGTGTTCGCGCAGGAGGAGCGTGACTTCGAGGTGCTCGTCGTGGATGACGGCTCCACCGACGACACGCTGGAGACGCTGGCCCGCTACGGCGAACAGGTGCGCGTGCTCAGCCAGTGCAACGCGGGCCCGGGCGCCGCGCGCAACCTGGGCATCCAGGAGGCCCGGGGCGCCTACGTGGCCTTCCTGGACAGTGACGACGTGTGGTTCCCCTGGACGCTGGCCACGTACCGGCGGGTGCTCGAAGCGGAAGGGACGTCGCTGGTGCTGGGCACGGCGGCGCTGTTCTCCCGGGCCGAAACCCTGGCGACCGTGAGCCGCGAGCCGCTCCAGGTGCTGCGCTTCGCGGACTATCTGGCCAGCGCGGAGGACCGGACGCCGCGCACCGCGTGTGTGCTGGCGGTGCGCACGGAGGCGCTGCGGCGCGTGGGGGGCTTCACCCCGCTGCGCATCAGCGGCGAGGACTACGACTTGCTGTACCGGTTGGGCATGGAGCCGGGCTTCGCCTGGGTGCGCGCGCCCGTGGTGGTGGGCTACCGGCAGCACGTGGGCTCCACGTCCACGTCACTGGAGTCCGGCTACCGGGGCACGCTGTATCTCCTGGAGCAGGAGCGCCTGGGGCACTACCCGGGAGGCACGGCCCGCAGGCGTGAGCGGCTGGAGATGCTGCTCTACAGCCTGCGCCACGTGACGCACTGGTTGTTGTCCCAGCGCCGCGTGGACCTGGCGCTGGACTTGTACCGGCGCGGCCTGCCGCTCCACCTGGCGGTGCCGCGCTGGCGCTACATGCTGGGCTTCCCGCCGTGGGCGCTGGCCACCACCGTGCGCCAGCGCGTGTCGGGCCGCTGA
- a CDS encoding class I SAM-dependent methyltransferase: protein MRPGGNILQFLKREVLVGEHQVLHRTLKEALVGTCDSVLDIGCGSRSPLHSFSHLLPHTVGVDGHPTSIERSRAAGIHREYHCMNLLEAGQRFGPKSFDAVVALDVIEHFDKPDGFRLLEMMESLARKRVIIFTPNGFLPQDEWDNNVHQVHRSGWEVYDFELRGYHVTGMSGWKPLRGDYALPRIRPFRLGSRLSILTEPFATRWPRHAFQLLAIRDMEVS from the coding sequence ATGCGTCCCGGCGGCAACATCCTCCAGTTCCTGAAGCGCGAAGTCCTCGTGGGCGAGCACCAGGTGCTCCACCGCACGCTGAAGGAGGCGCTGGTCGGCACTTGTGACAGCGTGCTGGACATCGGCTGTGGCTCGCGCTCGCCGCTCCACAGCTTCTCGCACCTGCTCCCGCACACGGTGGGCGTGGATGGCCACCCCACCAGCATCGAGCGCAGCCGGGCCGCGGGTATCCACCGCGAGTACCACTGCATGAACCTGCTGGAAGCGGGCCAGCGCTTCGGTCCGAAGAGCTTCGACGCCGTCGTCGCGCTGGACGTCATCGAGCACTTCGACAAGCCAGACGGATTCCGGCTGCTGGAGATGATGGAGTCGCTGGCGCGCAAGCGCGTCATCATCTTCACGCCCAATGGCTTCCTCCCCCAGGACGAGTGGGACAACAACGTCCACCAGGTGCACCGCTCCGGCTGGGAGGTCTACGACTTCGAGCTGCGTGGCTACCACGTCACCGGCATGAGCGGCTGGAAGCCCCTGCGCGGTGACTACGCCCTGCCGCGCATCCGGCCCTTCCGGCTGGGCAGCCGCCTGTCCATCCTCACCGAGCCCTTCGCCACGCGCTGGCCCCGTCACGCCTTCCAGCTCCTCGCCATCCGCGACATGGAAGTGTCCTGA
- a CDS encoding glycosyltransferase family 2 protein encodes MKKPDLVISIVNHSNPELLHDCLRTLYATTRDISFEVWIVDNATGGRGVDAMRRDFPQVRWLFNTERKGFSANHNQVLRQARGRHFCIFNDDTIVHEGAFDALVRFMDDNPHVGMAGARLLNADGTIQNCTFRPMSLAGQLFDIVFLPRPLHFLKAMAIDPAQYGHDEARVSWVLGACIVAREEALAEVGLLDEQMSPLGNTEDTDWCVRAWKAGWEVAFCPEAVITHLTSRSFRPSDTGADKVRIELWRTRLAYFRKHHGRLHETAMRAILVGTLPYNSAVLTQTLLRGRMSLPEYRKQLATFLGISQMGLRARV; translated from the coding sequence ATGAAGAAGCCCGACCTGGTCATCTCCATCGTCAATCACAGCAATCCGGAGTTGCTGCACGACTGTCTGCGCACGCTGTACGCGACGACGCGCGACATCTCCTTCGAGGTCTGGATTGTCGACAACGCCACGGGCGGGCGCGGCGTGGACGCCATGCGGCGCGACTTTCCCCAGGTGCGCTGGCTCTTCAACACGGAGCGCAAGGGCTTCTCCGCCAACCACAACCAGGTGCTGCGCCAGGCCCGGGGCCGTCACTTCTGTATCTTCAATGACGACACCATCGTCCACGAGGGCGCCTTCGACGCGCTGGTGCGCTTCATGGATGACAACCCGCATGTGGGCATGGCGGGCGCGCGGCTGTTGAACGCGGACGGCACCATCCAGAACTGCACCTTCCGGCCCATGTCGCTGGCCGGGCAGCTCTTCGACATCGTCTTCCTGCCGCGTCCCCTCCACTTCCTCAAGGCGATGGCCATCGACCCGGCGCAGTACGGCCACGACGAGGCCCGCGTGAGCTGGGTGCTGGGGGCCTGCATCGTGGCGCGCGAGGAGGCGCTCGCGGAGGTGGGCCTGCTCGACGAGCAGATGTCCCCGCTGGGCAACACCGAGGACACCGACTGGTGCGTGCGGGCCTGGAAGGCGGGCTGGGAGGTGGCCTTCTGCCCGGAGGCGGTGATTACGCACCTGACCAGCCGCTCGTTCCGTCCGTCCGATACGGGGGCGGACAAGGTGCGCATCGAGCTGTGGCGCACGCGACTGGCGTACTTCCGCAAGCACCACGGCCGGCTGCACGAGACGGCCATGCGGGCCATCCTGGTGGGGACGTTGCCGTACAACTCGGCGGTGTTGACGCAGACGCTGCTGCGCGGGCGCATGAGCCTGCCGGAGTACCGCAAGCAACTGGCCACCTTCCTGGGCATCTCCCAGATGGGCCTGCGCGCCCGCGTGTGA
- a CDS encoding glycosyltransferase family 4 protein, with product MRILFLNPVGILGGAERALLDLMACLKQQDSTLSLHLLAGTAGPLLDEARALGVDARLLPLPEHLSTLGDTALRGHGPLEALRFARRLAPTSGLLVDHGRALRRDVADISPDLVHSNGIKTHLLSAATAGLPLKRVWHIHDFLGERPLVRRALRLLSPLASAAIANSRAVGDDAREVLFRVPVHVVYNGVDTTHFSPGPADGAQLDRLAGLPEAPEGTLRVGLVATYARWKGQDVFLEAAATLTRLYPTPPVRFYLVGAPLYQTPGSQFSEDELRRLIASRGLAQRVGLVPFQPHPASVYRALDVFVHASTRREPFGLTIAEALACGRPAIVSSASGAAEALTNGTDALLIPPGNVHALVQAMRTLLEDAALRARLGTAARLTAAASFSRERYASEVLALYRTLVRSSPPFESRGVPIP from the coding sequence GTGCGCATCCTCTTCCTCAATCCCGTGGGCATCCTTGGTGGAGCCGAGCGCGCGCTCCTGGACCTGATGGCGTGCCTGAAGCAGCAGGACTCAACGCTGTCGCTCCACCTGCTGGCCGGAACCGCGGGGCCGCTGCTCGACGAAGCGCGCGCGCTGGGCGTGGATGCGCGGTTGCTGCCATTGCCAGAGCACCTGTCCACGCTGGGCGACACCGCATTGCGAGGCCACGGTCCGCTGGAAGCGCTGCGCTTCGCCCGTCGGCTGGCGCCCACATCCGGACTGCTCGTGGACCATGGTCGCGCGCTCCGCCGGGACGTAGCCGACATCAGCCCCGACCTGGTGCACTCCAACGGCATCAAGACGCACCTGCTCAGCGCCGCCACCGCGGGCCTGCCCTTGAAGCGGGTGTGGCACATCCACGACTTCCTGGGCGAACGGCCCCTGGTCCGCCGCGCGCTGAGGCTGCTGTCGCCCCTCGCATCGGCGGCCATCGCCAACTCGCGAGCGGTGGGCGACGACGCGCGCGAGGTGCTGTTCCGAGTGCCCGTGCACGTCGTCTACAACGGCGTGGACACCACGCACTTCTCCCCCGGCCCCGCGGACGGCGCGCAACTGGACCGGCTGGCCGGTCTACCCGAAGCCCCCGAGGGCACGCTCCGCGTGGGACTGGTGGCCACCTATGCCCGATGGAAAGGCCAGGACGTCTTCCTCGAAGCCGCGGCGACGCTGACGCGCCTGTACCCCACACCGCCCGTGCGTTTCTACCTGGTGGGCGCGCCGCTGTATCAGACGCCCGGCTCGCAGTTCTCCGAGGACGAACTGCGCAGGCTCATCGCCTCGCGAGGTCTGGCACAGCGCGTGGGCCTGGTGCCCTTCCAACCCCATCCGGCCTCCGTGTACCGGGCCCTGGACGTCTTCGTTCACGCCAGCACCCGCCGGGAGCCCTTTGGCCTCACCATCGCGGAGGCGCTCGCCTGCGGGCGGCCCGCCATCGTCTCCAGCGCGAGCGGCGCGGCGGAGGCACTCACGAATGGCACGGACGCGCTGCTGATACCTCCGGGCAACGTGCACGCGTTGGTCCAGGCGATGCGAACGCTGTTGGAGGACGCAGCCCTGCGAGCCCGACTGGGCACGGCCGCGCGACTCACCGCGGCGGCGAGCTTCTCGCGCGAACGCTACGCGAGCGAGGTGCTCGCCCTGTACCGCACGCTCGTGCG
- a CDS encoding glycosyltransferase family 4 protein: protein MPPSRTAPAWHVLTGEYPPRPGGVGDYTRQLSRALASAGQEVHVWAPGEGGVRDEDGVTVHRAPDLLTPRGLSGLSRGLDACPGPRRLLLQYVPHALGLRAMNVPFCAWFAARWHDARWVYIHEAVHPWSPRGPWRHHILAGTTRMMVRLVASAANRVFVSIPQWAEHLPARVRPHAAWLPVPSNLPVNVSSDAVDALRAELGEGTWLGHFGTFGRLTAEPLEAALVPLLRGESARRALMLGRGSRAFVEGVETRHPELRGRLVVRDSLALDDIAVHLATCDVLLQPYPDGVSTRRTTVMAGLALGLPVVTNTGHLTEPLWREHGAVALAEGTAPAALVERAEALLSRADTRRELGQHAARIYREHFALERTVEALLRAGPR from the coding sequence ATGCCTCCTTCGCGCACCGCTCCCGCCTGGCATGTCCTCACCGGCGAATACCCGCCGCGGCCCGGCGGCGTCGGTGACTACACCCGGCAACTGAGCCGCGCGCTCGCCAGTGCCGGGCAGGAGGTCCACGTCTGGGCCCCCGGTGAAGGCGGTGTACGCGACGAGGACGGCGTCACCGTGCACCGTGCCCCCGACCTCCTGACGCCCAGGGGACTGTCCGGTCTGTCACGCGGGCTGGATGCGTGCCCGGGGCCCCGGCGCCTGCTGCTCCAGTACGTCCCCCATGCCCTGGGGCTGAGGGCGATGAACGTCCCCTTCTGCGCGTGGTTCGCCGCGCGATGGCACGACGCGCGCTGGGTCTACATCCACGAGGCGGTGCATCCGTGGAGCCCGCGCGGCCCCTGGCGCCACCACATCCTGGCGGGCACCACGCGGATGATGGTGCGCCTGGTGGCGAGCGCCGCCAACCGCGTGTTCGTCTCCATTCCCCAGTGGGCGGAGCACCTGCCCGCTCGCGTCCGGCCCCATGCGGCCTGGCTGCCGGTTCCCAGCAATCTGCCCGTCAATGTCTCCAGTGACGCCGTGGACGCGCTCCGCGCGGAGTTGGGTGAGGGGACCTGGCTGGGACACTTCGGCACCTTCGGACGTCTCACCGCTGAGCCCCTGGAGGCCGCGCTGGTGCCATTGCTGCGCGGTGAGAGCGCGCGCCGGGCGTTGATGCTGGGCAGAGGCAGCCGCGCCTTCGTCGAAGGCGTGGAGACGCGCCACCCCGAGCTGCGAGGCCGGCTCGTGGTCAGGGACTCGCTCGCGCTGGACGACATCGCGGTGCATCTGGCGACGTGTGACGTGCTCCTGCAGCCCTATCCGGACGGCGTGAGCACAAGACGCACCACGGTCATGGCGGGCCTGGCCCTGGGGCTTCCTGTCGTCACGAACACCGGGCACCTCACGGAACCGCTGTGGCGCGAACACGGCGCCGTCGCATTGGCCGAAGGCACGGCGCCCGCTGCGTTGGTGGAGCGCGCCGAGGCCTTGCTGTCGCGAGCGGACACGCGTCGGGAGCTGGGCCAGCACGCGGCCCGAATCTACCGCGAGCACTTCGCGCTGGAGCGCACGGTGGAAGCGCTGCTGCGCGCCGGCCCGAGATGA
- a CDS encoding glycosyltransferase: MTPHHATAQTAARLALLMDPREEGWPSMDLVGEALLEGLAAHSSEVHVTAVRPDMPAVLRRLPRAGARNAAFNADRLLTRFGLYPGRALLARSQYDAFHVVDHTYAQLVHALPASRTGVYCHDLDAFRSVLEPQREPRPAWFRAMARAQLAGLERAAIVFHSTQAVRMELLAHGVVPESRLVWAPYGVSPEYRPAPPLGTPDASEAVLAPLGGRPYLLHVGSAIPRKRLDVLFAVFAALRARYPELRLVQQGGALNDTQRAQMDALGIGDALLQPPRQERATLAGLYRRATAVLVTSEAEGFGLPVIEALACGAPVVASDLPVLREVGAEACTYCPVGDVPAWVESVAALLAGHDAQPSREARLTRASRFTWAAHARTVLDAYLRLLGASTL; encoded by the coding sequence ATGACGCCCCACCACGCGACAGCCCAAACCGCGGCCCGGCTCGCGCTGCTGATGGACCCGCGCGAAGAGGGCTGGCCCAGCATGGACCTGGTGGGCGAGGCCCTTCTGGAGGGACTTGCCGCGCACTCCTCCGAGGTCCACGTGACGGCAGTGCGGCCAGACATGCCCGCGGTGCTGCGGCGGCTTCCCCGAGCAGGCGCGCGCAACGCGGCGTTCAACGCGGACCGGCTCCTCACCCGCTTCGGCCTCTACCCGGGCCGTGCGCTGCTCGCCCGGAGTCAGTACGACGCCTTCCACGTGGTGGACCACACCTACGCGCAGCTCGTTCACGCGTTGCCCGCGTCGCGTACCGGTGTCTATTGCCATGACCTGGATGCGTTCCGCTCCGTGCTGGAGCCTCAGCGCGAGCCGCGTCCAGCGTGGTTCCGCGCCATGGCCCGTGCCCAGCTCGCGGGACTGGAGCGCGCGGCCATCGTGTTCCACAGCACCCAGGCGGTGCGCATGGAGTTGCTCGCGCATGGCGTGGTGCCGGAGTCGCGGCTCGTCTGGGCGCCGTATGGCGTGTCCCCCGAATACCGCCCGGCCCCCCCGCTTGGAACGCCCGATGCCAGCGAAGCCGTGCTCGCACCGCTGGGGGGCAGGCCCTACCTGCTCCACGTTGGCAGCGCGATTCCTCGCAAACGCCTGGACGTGCTCTTCGCCGTGTTCGCCGCGCTTCGCGCGCGCTACCCGGAGCTTCGGTTGGTGCAGCAGGGCGGCGCACTGAACGACACACAGCGCGCGCAGATGGACGCGTTGGGTATTGGCGATGCGTTGCTTCAGCCGCCCCGGCAGGAACGGGCCACGCTGGCGGGCCTCTACCGGCGCGCGACGGCCGTGCTGGTGACGAGCGAGGCGGAGGGCTTTGGACTCCCCGTCATCGAGGCGCTGGCCTGTGGTGCTCCCGTGGTGGCCAGCGACCTGCCCGTGCTCCGGGAGGTCGGAGCAGAAGCCTGCACTTACTGCCCCGTGGGGGACGTGCCCGCGTGGGTGGAGTCCGTGGCCGCGCTGCTCGCCGGCCATGACGCACAGCCCTCGCGCGAGGCACGGCTGACCCGCGCCTCGCGCTTCACCTGGGCCGCGCATGCGCGTACGGTGCTGGACGCCTACCTGCGGCTGCTGGGGGCCTCCACGCTGTGA
- a CDS encoding DUF2780 domain-containing protein produces the protein MDLIGQLSQQLGVNGTQAQGLAGSLLKLVQGTVQEKLGPDAANQMGQAIPEMQSWQQAPSTTSSPQTAPDAGGGLLGALGGLMSGQEGGAGGMLSALGGAAGQAGDVAAVVSLLGRFNIDASKASLVAPLLLNFLKSRLDPALVGRILSVVPLLAGAGGGGNTPGGGGLGRMLGGLMGGGH, from the coding sequence ATGGACCTCATCGGACAGCTCTCTCAGCAGCTTGGAGTGAATGGAACGCAGGCCCAGGGGCTGGCGGGCTCGCTGCTGAAGCTGGTGCAGGGCACGGTGCAGGAGAAGCTGGGCCCCGACGCCGCGAACCAGATGGGCCAGGCGATTCCGGAGATGCAGAGCTGGCAGCAGGCCCCCAGCACCACGTCCTCGCCCCAGACGGCGCCGGACGCGGGGGGCGGGCTGCTGGGCGCGCTGGGCGGCCTCATGTCCGGCCAGGAGGGCGGCGCGGGCGGCATGCTGAGCGCGCTGGGTGGCGCAGCGGGGCAGGCCGGTGACGTGGCCGCAGTGGTGTCCCTGCTGGGCCGCTTCAACATCGACGCGAGCAAGGCGTCCCTCGTGGCGCCCCTGCTGCTGAACTTCCTCAAGTCGCGCCTGGACCCCGCGCTCGTGGGCCGCATCCTCTCCGTGGTGCCGCTGCTGGCCGGCGCGGGCGGTGGTGGCAACACGCCCGGCGGTGGCGGCCTTGGGCGGATGCTGGGCGGGTTGATGGGCGGCGGACACTAA
- a CDS encoding oligosaccharide flippase family protein gives MNATTAPEATAVEVKARALKGMFVLAARTVASQGLRVVSALFLSRLLFPSDYGLFGIVSYAASLGVFLGDLGLSAALVRQSHEPTRDETFTIFWCHQALTAVVVASVCLLAPQLTRGYALGDGAVPMVWALALGLFLSSLRVIPLMALERQLAFPVIARAELIENVVQVITTISLAALGFGAWALALGGLVRGGVGLVCIWWASPWRPQGRFRVDVLRRLLGFGLAFQLPPLVAAMVAGWVPLVVGHVLGKESVGLVNWAWALASTPMMLSVVLNRVAFPAYCRLQDDPEGFAEYLRTSLRRLSAVLLLAIPLAVLAVPVAVPLFFGTRWLPAVVLVQWFSMECILTTLVGLLATAQNAGGRPWERLAVVVGVGAAKWGLGTWAIQRFGLEGMGPAGVVVGLAEVWVTAWLVERLNPSMRGLTRQVVEPFVTLGLVLLGACLAALRLVEEGVVAQALVGAVLFALLVWARERLPGTLPLLGELRQILEFVRARRAARPAPVSPAST, from the coding sequence ATGAACGCGACCACAGCGCCCGAAGCCACCGCCGTCGAAGTCAAGGCGCGTGCCCTGAAGGGCATGTTCGTCCTGGCGGCGCGGACCGTGGCGTCCCAGGGGCTGCGCGTGGTGAGCGCGCTGTTCCTGTCCCGGCTGCTCTTCCCGTCGGACTACGGTCTGTTCGGAATCGTGTCCTACGCGGCCTCCCTGGGCGTGTTCCTGGGCGACCTGGGCCTGAGCGCGGCGCTGGTCCGCCAGTCGCACGAGCCCACGCGGGATGAGACGTTCACCATCTTCTGGTGCCACCAGGCGCTCACCGCCGTCGTGGTGGCCTCCGTCTGTCTGCTGGCCCCCCAGTTGACGCGCGGCTATGCGCTGGGCGACGGCGCGGTGCCCATGGTGTGGGCGCTGGCGCTGGGCCTGTTCCTGTCCTCGCTGCGCGTGATTCCGTTGATGGCGCTGGAGCGCCAACTGGCCTTCCCCGTCATCGCCCGCGCCGAGTTGATTGAAAACGTGGTGCAGGTCATCACCACCATCTCCCTGGCGGCGCTGGGCTTCGGGGCCTGGGCGCTGGCGCTGGGCGGCCTGGTGCGCGGCGGGGTGGGGCTGGTGTGTATCTGGTGGGCGTCCCCCTGGCGTCCCCAGGGGCGCTTCCGCGTGGACGTGTTGCGGCGGCTCCTGGGCTTCGGGCTGGCGTTCCAGCTTCCGCCCCTGGTGGCGGCGATGGTGGCGGGCTGGGTGCCGCTGGTGGTGGGGCACGTGTTGGGCAAGGAGTCGGTGGGGCTGGTCAACTGGGCCTGGGCGCTGGCCTCCACGCCAATGATGCTGAGCGTGGTGCTCAACCGCGTGGCCTTCCCCGCCTACTGCCGGTTGCAGGATGACCCGGAGGGCTTCGCCGAGTACCTGCGCACGTCGCTGCGCCGGCTGTCCGCGGTGCTGCTGCTCGCCATCCCCCTGGCGGTGCTGGCCGTCCCCGTGGCGGTGCCCCTCTTCTTCGGCACGCGGTGGCTGCCCGCGGTGGTGCTGGTGCAGTGGTTCAGCATGGAGTGCATCCTCACCACCCTGGTGGGGCTGCTGGCCACGGCGCAGAACGCGGGCGGCAGGCCCTGGGAGCGGTTGGCCGTCGTCGTGGGCGTGGGTGCGGCGAAGTGGGGGCTGGGGACGTGGGCCATCCAACGCTTCGGCCTGGAGGGCATGGGCCCCGCGGGCGTGGTGGTGGGACTGGCCGAGGTGTGGGTGACGGCGTGGCTGGTGGAGCGGCTCAACCCGTCGATGCGAGGGCTGACGCGGCAGGTGGTGGAGCCCTTCGTCACCCTGGGGCTGGTGCTGCTGGGCGCGTGTCTGGCGGCGCTGCGGCTGGTGGAGGAGGGTGTGGTAGCGCAGGCGCTGGTGGGCGCAGTGCTGTTCGCCCTCCTGGTGTGGGCCCGTGAACGGCTGCCGGGAACACTGCCACTCCTGGGCGAGCTGAGGCAGATTCTCGAATTCGTCCGGGCACGGAGGGCCGCGAGGCCGGCTCCGGTGAGCCCGGCGTCGACGTGA
- a CDS encoding ROK family protein → MREANAVGSRGKAAERDTLECWGGVDLGGTKIEAVVVDRAGTVLGKMRQPTPADGEPGDVVRAIHDTLEGAAHAAGLTSRQLLGVGVGAPGAVNANEGTLGHVSNVGRGWSTPYPVAGDLGARVGRPVVLGNDVQVAVAAEYRLGAGRAYRSLLGVWWGTGVGGGLVLDGVPWRGRGSAGEVGHMVVKPGGARCGCGRRGCLEAYAGRASMERRAHKAVRQGETTILFDLMRKKGRPRLTSSIWARALAQEDALATWLIGRAVRMLGAGLASAINLLDVEAVVLGGGLGTRLGPEFAGRIHEAMRPHIFVPERQPPVRVAELGELSGAIGAALLAQPPMK, encoded by the coding sequence ATGCGGGAGGCGAACGCGGTGGGCTCGCGAGGGAAGGCGGCGGAGCGCGACACCCTGGAGTGCTGGGGCGGCGTCGACCTGGGCGGGACGAAAATCGAGGCCGTGGTGGTGGACCGCGCCGGCACCGTCCTGGGGAAGATGCGCCAGCCCACGCCCGCCGACGGCGAGCCCGGCGACGTGGTGCGCGCCATCCACGACACCTTGGAGGGCGCGGCGCACGCGGCGGGCCTGACGTCCCGTCAGCTCCTGGGGGTGGGCGTGGGCGCGCCCGGCGCGGTGAACGCCAACGAGGGCACGCTGGGACACGTCAGCAACGTGGGCCGGGGCTGGAGCACGCCCTACCCGGTGGCGGGGGACCTGGGCGCGCGGGTGGGCCGGCCCGTGGTGCTGGGCAACGACGTCCAGGTGGCGGTGGCGGCGGAGTACCGGCTGGGCGCGGGCCGCGCATATCGCTCCTTGCTGGGCGTCTGGTGGGGAACGGGCGTGGGCGGTGGGCTGGTCCTGGACGGAGTTCCCTGGCGAGGCCGGGGCTCGGCGGGCGAGGTGGGCCACATGGTGGTGAAGCCGGGCGGGGCCCGTTGTGGTTGTGGCCGACGCGGCTGCCTGGAGGCCTACGCGGGCCGCGCGTCCATGGAGCGCCGTGCGCACAAGGCCGTGCGCCAGGGCGAGACGACGATTCTCTTCGACTTGATGCGGAAGAAGGGCCGCCCCCGGTTGACCAGCAGCATCTGGGCTCGGGCGCTGGCGCAGGAGGACGCGCTGGCCACGTGGCTCATCGGCCGCGCGGTGCGGATGCTGGGCGCGGGGCTCGCCTCCGCCATCAACCTGCTGGACGTGGAGGCAGTCGTCCTGGGTGGAGGCCTGGGCACGCGGCTGGGGCCCGAGTTCGCTGGCCGCATCCACGAGGCCATGCGCCCGCACATCTTCGTCCCCGAGCGCCAGCCGCCCGTGCGCGTCGCGGAACTGGGAGAACTTTCCGGTGCCATTGGCGCCGCGCTGCTGGCCCAGCCCCCCATGAAGTGA